The following coding sequences are from one Sesamum indicum cultivar Zhongzhi No. 13 linkage group LG11, S_indicum_v1.0, whole genome shotgun sequence window:
- the LOC105173939 gene encoding annexin A3 isoform X1: MAPNANAVSLSRTESFESVCREIHDSLGEEKRLVQVLVGLSQAECRKVRETYMELYGEDLVQKFDPGLQFLLCLMLDPFERDAVFARESLHGNNSVNYKALVEIFTCRKSSHVLLILQAYHAKYRSQLDLDIASIEPPHPYQKQMLMALSASHKAHHADVSQHIAKCDARRLFQTGEGRPGAIDEAVVLEIFSKRSIGQLKLTFFSYKHIYGHSYTSFLKNEDSGEFEDAVRVVVKCICSPPRYYAEALYGCLKGTTNDKAALVRVMVSRTEVDMDEIRCNFKKKYGVELKNVICETTPEGNHRDFLVALATKTSTC, from the exons ATGGCTCCAAATGCAAACGCAGTTTCACTTTCACGAACTGAGAGCTTTGAGAGTGTTTGCAGAGAAATTCATGATTCTTTGGGGGAGGAGAAAAGGCTTGTTCAAGTTCTGGTTGGTTTGAGCCAGGCTGAGTGCCGAAAAGTTAGAGAAACATACATGGAACTTTATGGGGAGGACTTAGTTCAAAAGTTTGATCCAGGGCTCCAATTCTTGCTCTGTTTGATGCTTGATCCATTTGAGCGTGATGCAGTTTTTGCAAGAGAGTCTCTTCATGGAAACAATAGTGTCAATTACAAGGCCTTAGTCGAAATATTTACGTGCCGAAAATCGAGCCATGTTCTTCTCATACTACAAGCCTATCATGCAAAATATAGGAGCCAGTTAGACCTTGACATTGCCAGCATTGAGCCTCCCCATCCTTACCAAAAG CAGATGTTGATGGCATTGTCTGCATCACACAAGGCACACCACGCTGATGTTAGTCAACACATTGCAAAATGTGATGCAAGAAGGCTGTTCCAAACAGGGGAGGGGAGGCCGGGAGCTATTGATGAGGCTGTTGTTCTTGAGATCTTTAGTAAAAGGAGCATTGGACAGCTCAAGCTAACATTTTTCAGCTACAAGCATATTTATGGGCACAGCTACACCAGT TTTCTGAAAAATGAGGACTCGGGAGAATTTGAAGATGCAGTGAGAGTTGTTGTGAAATGCATATGCAGCCCACCAAGATATTATGCTGAG GCGCTGTATGGATGCTTGAAGGGGACGACGAACGACAAGGCTGCCTTGGTGCGTGTTATGGTGAGCCGGACAGAGGTTGACATGGATGAGATCCGCTGCAACTTCAAAAAGAAATACGGCGTGGAATTGAAGAATGTCATATGTGAGACTACTCCGGAAGGGAACCACAGAGACTTTCTTGTTGCATTGGCTACCAAGACCTCAACTTGCTAG
- the LOC105173938 gene encoding nucleolin isoform X1 — translation MPPKSAYAAGPPCRTSREIARSSMPNSRNSNSVNSAAPAPTTTVTRAFVIPPPSTVTHASPEPSQKYLRVNSMDTGNTAATSCHATSHFSQTQSRCSQKALVRNSCTVKSDIGRITTDDNVETETSLHTKNTMLERFGPEKTVHVEGETVVRSGDVARNESILSSEQVERPNENDDSSMQPVTRPETEGVASGVAVPATRKRKIVKKIVRVVKKVIKKRVPKRVPISSSENQGLMEEAPNVVKLNQVTESSNLVHNVIEKSNLVDVVTERSCLVNEVMRQSNITNANLVDRVTKKTITANEVMEKSNIDDRVMETSKVDQAASLLEPIACMKGNDVRDIDSVDAEASKLNRGAHVPAAMIDEKGDLRCIMKMETSKVNIVTRVPQQMVSEKGKCLSADYCVENDEVKSYDAMTGVDVNDLNVCNRNSMEVENVSYAPKINTETERSKHISDYVMESASNDSTVVNQNMDIVNKEDVGPVASQNVGPVRNKSIVCVGEKNGSTIEKQRSRNMEVANDAVALNEALLLSGEMEALERKKRRRTEIFVSELGEDTNENDIRKVFEEAGTVTEVRLMMNSKTGKNKGFAFVRFATAADANKALAKYSKVKICGKQCGAAPVQGNDAIFIGNIDRIWKTEDVRSLLEKAGFEKIDMVILKADPNNIEKNRGFAFVEFETSKDAQIAFNKLQKKNLFGKNLKIKVAWAQPLMEPAEEELLKVKSVYAEYLPSSWDEEKVKEYFRRFGEIESVVLAKDLPSSRRKDFAFINYTSRDAALLCIEAIGRERLEHDGSKVEMTASLAKPVSKSKQMEHVSSLTSKRLPKKNLKSLQSTAKPYEPRNKGKLAIRSYGQAKVDNSSCTTNELLQILRQQAASSHILPPRNIDTTPPHHHLPLPASKRPFSLLEHDPLYLEPRGLPRQCTGSSYPISGPSALSHGFSMASRPYHHEQALGFTSESFGWRNMYPSHFQIQEQEAPYYGNNSMYRRH, via the exons ATGCCTCCAAAATCTGCTTACGCCGCGGGCCCGCCGTGCCGGACCTCTCGGGAAATCGCCCGTAGTTCTATGCCCAATTCACGTAACTCCAACTCCGTTAATTCTGCCGCCCCCGCCCCCACTACCACCGTGACCAGGGCCTTTGTCATTCCACCGCCATCCACTGTCACTCACGCTTCTCCGGAACCCTCTCAGAAATATCTACGCGTAAATTCTATGGATACCGGAAACACCGCTGCAACATCCTGTCATGCAACGAGCCATTTTTCTCAGACTCAATCCCGATGTTCGCAAAAAGCCCTAGTTAGAAATTCGTGCACGGTGAAGTCTGATATAGGTAGAATCACTACTGATGACAATGTGGAAACAGAAACATCTCTTCATACCAAAAACACGATGCTCGAACGTTTCGGGCCTGAAAAAACCGTTCATGTAGAAGGTGAAACAGTTGTGAGGAGCGGAGATGTGGCAAGAAATGAGTCGATTTTATCTTCTGAACAGGTAGAAAGGCCCAATGAGAATGATGACAGTTCGATGCAGCCTGTAACTAGGCCTGAGACTGAGGGTGTTGCGAGTGGAGTGGCAGTGCCAGCAACGCGGAAGCGGAAGATAGTGAAAAAGATAGTGAGGGTGGTGAAGAAGGTGATAAAGAAGAGAGTGCCCAAGAGGGTTCCGATTAGTAGTTCGGAAAATCAAGGATTGATGGAGGAAGCCCCGAATGTGGTGAAATTGAATCAGGTAACAGAAAGTTCGAATCTTGTGCATAATGTTATTGAAAAATCTAATCTTGTGGATGTAGTAACAGAGAGAAGCTGTCTTGTTAATGAGGTAATGAGGCAATCAAACATCACAAATGCTAATCTTGTGGATAGGGTAACAAAGAAAACTATTACTGCTAACGAAGTAATGGAAAAATCAAACATTGATGATAGAGTAATGGAAACATCGAAAGTTGATCAAGCTGCAAGTCTTTTAGAACCAATTGCTTGCATGAAAGGCAATGATGTAAGGGATATTGATTCTGTGGATGCGGAAGCTTCAAAGCTAAACAGAGGCGCACATGTCCCAGCAGCAATGATCGACGAGAAAGGTGATCTACGATGCATCATGAAGATGGAAACATCAAAAGTTAATATTGTCACACGTGTGCCACAACAAATGGTTTCTGAGAAAGGTAAGTGTCTGAGCGCCGATTATTGTGTGGAGAATGATGAGGTGAAGAGTTACGATGCTATGACTGGAGTAGACGTAAATGACCTAAATGTGTGTAATCGTAACTCTATGGAAGTTGAGAATGTTAGTTATGCACCCAAAATTAATACAGAAACAGAAAGAAGTAAGCATATCTCGGATTATGTGATGGAGAGTGCATCAAATGATTCTACTGTGGTAAATCAGAATATGGATATAGTCAATAAAGAGGATGTGGGGCCAGTCGCAAGCCAAAATGTGGGACCGGTGAGAAATAAAAGCATTGTTTGTGTTGGGGAGAAAAATGGAAGtacaattgaaaaacaaagaagcaGAAATATGGAAGTGGCAAATGATGCTGTTGCACTGAATGAAGCGCTATTACTAAGTGGGGAAATGGAGGCATTGGAGCGGAAGAAGAGGCGAAGAACAGAGATCTTTGTCAGTGAATTGGGTGAGGATACAAACGAGAATGATATTAGGAAAGTATTTGAAGAGGCTGGAACAGTCACTGAAGTGAGGTTGATGATGAATAGTAAGACAGGGAAGAATAAAGGTTTTGCATTTGTGCGGTTTGCTACAGCTGCAGATGCTAACAAAGCATTGGCGAAATACTCCAAAGTTAAG ATATGTGGGAAGCAGTGTGGTGCAGCACCAGTTCAGGGCAACGATGCAATATTTATTGGCAACATAGACAGAATATGGAAGACTGAAGAT GTTCGGAGCTTGTTAGAGAAAGCTGGTTTTGAGAAAATAGATATGGTTATTCTCAAGGCTGATCCTAATAACATTGAGAAAAATCGTGGTTTTGCCTTTGTTGAGTTTGAAACAAGTAAAGATGCTCAAATTGCTTTTAATAAactccaaaagaaaaatctttttgGGAAGAACCTGAAGATAAAGGTTGCATGGGCGCAACCCTTGATGGAGCCCGCTGAAGAAGAATTACTAAAG GTGAAATCAGTTTATGCTGAATATCTACCCTCCTCATGGGATGAAGAGAAAGTAAAAGAATACTTCAGAAGATTTGGTGAAATTGAAAGTGTTGTTCTTGCCAAAGATCTCCCTTCATCCAGGAGAAAAGATTTTGCATTTATTAACTATACATCCCGAGATGCTGCTCTCCTGTGCATTGAGGCTATTGGTAGAGAGAGACTGGAGCATGATGGCTCCAAG GTTGAAATGACTGCCTCTCTTGCAAAACCAGTTTCAAAGAGCAAGCAAATGGAACATGTCTCAAGTCTCACTAGCAAGCGACTCCCAAAGAAGAATCTAAAATCATTACAAT CCACCGCAAAACCGTATGAACCTAGAAACAAGGGAAAGCTTGCCATTAGGAGTTATGGTCAAGCAAAAGTTGACAACAGCTCTTGTACTACTAATGAACTTCTACAAATCTTAAGGCAACAAGCAGCAAGCAGTCATATCCTTCCTCCTCGCAACATAG ACACCACTCCTCCACACCATCATCTTCCCCTACCTGCGAGCAAGCGACCATTTTCACTTCTG GAACATGATCCACTCTATTTGGAACCCAGAGGGTTACCTCGACAATGCACTGGAAGTTCTTATCCAATTTCAGGCCCGAG TGCCTTGTCCCATGGTTTCAGTATGGCATCTCGTCCCTACCATCATGAACAAGCGCTTGGCTTCACATCAG AATCATTCGGTTGGAGAAACATGTATCCCAGCCATTTCCAG ATACAGGAACAAGAAGCTCCTTACTATGGAAACAATAGCATGTATCGTAGAC ATTGA
- the LOC105174197 gene encoding 18.0 kDa class I heat shock protein: MMQIQKKPIGTSYVDLSQLPIYMNSRKTYLHQPPHPDNISSSAVASRVSTMAGKGDHALAHEEFEPLCKWQRSEDLDVLEIHLQEFNKEQLKVQISNHGVLKISGERPLDASRKSKFYKEIQISSNCDTSAIRAKFVNGFLYITMPKRKPAVPPKTGNGSPEAAKTDQTPKHEPAKDQSPAPRPSGGGAKAQTQAPAESSAAACEFQGRAGKTPCLRLAKVAVALAVTAAAVSYFVYLFKSRVAEDDDWII; encoded by the exons ATGATGCAAATCCAAAAGAAACCAATTGGGACATCCTATGTTGATCTTTCTCAACttcctatatatatgaactCAAGAAAGACATATCTACATCAACCCCCCCACCCAGACAACATCAGCAGCAGCGCAGTCGCGAGTCGTGTATCTACTATGGCAGGAAAAGGTGATCATGCACTTGCACACGAGGAATTCGAACCCTTATGTAAATGGCAACGTAGTGAAGACCTCGACGTTCTTGAAATCCATCTCCAAG AATTCAACAAGGAACAGCTGAAAGTGCAAATCAGCAATCACGGGGTCCTGAAAATCTCTGGAGAACGTCCGTTAGACGCATCAAGAAAGAGCAAATTCTACAAAGAAATCCAAATCTCAAGCAACTGCGATACCTCTGCAATCCGCGCGAAGTTTGTGAATGGCTTCCTCTACATCACAATGCCGAAAAGAAAACCTGCAGTCCCTCCAAAAACTGGAAATGGGTCGCCTGAAGCAGCCAAGACTGATCAAACGCCGAAGCATGAACCCGCCAAAGATCAGAGCCCAGCACCACGGCCGAGTGGTGGCGGAGCCAAAGCGCAGACACAAGCACCAGCTGAGAGTTCAGCGGCGGCGTGTGAGTTTCAGGGGAGGGCAGGGAAAACTCCGTGCTTGAGGCTGGCCAAGGTGGCTGTGGCCCTGGCGGTGACGGCGGCGGCCgtttcttattttgtttatctGTTCAAGTCTAGAGTTGCTGAGGATGATGATTGGATCATCTGA
- the LOC105173938 gene encoding nucleolin isoform X2, with protein sequence MPPKSAYAAGPPCRTSREIARSSMPNSRNSNSVNSAAPAPTTTVTRAFVIPPPSTVTHASPEPSQKYLRVNSMDTGNTAATSCHATSHFSQTQSRCSQKALVRNSCTVKSDIGRITTDDNVETETSLHTKNTMLERFGPEKTVHVEGETVVRSGDVARNESILSSEQVERPNENDDSSMQPVTRPETEGVASGVAVPATRKRKIVKKIVRVVKKVIKKRVPKRVPISSSENQGLMEEAPNVVKLNQVTESSNLVHNVIEKSNLVDVVTERSCLVNEVMRQSNITNANLVDRVTKKTITANEVMEKSNIDDRVMETSKVDQAASLLEPIACMKGNDVRDIDSVDAEASKLNRGAHVPAAMIDEKGDLRCIMKMETSKVNIVTRVPQQMVSEKGKCLSADYCVENDEVKSYDAMTGVDVNDLNVCNRNSMEVENVSYAPKINTETERSKHISDYVMESASNDSTVVNQNMDIVNKEDVGPVASQNVGPVRNKSIVCVGEKNGSTIEKQRSRNMEVANDAVALNEALLLSGEMEALERKKRRRTEIFVSELGEDTNENDIRKVFEEAGTVTEVRLMMNSKTGKNKGFAFVRFATAADANKALAKYSKVKICGKQCGAAPVQGNDAIFIGNIDRIWKTEDVRSLLEKAGFEKIDMVILKADPNNIEKNRGFAFVEFETSKDAQIAFNKLQKKNLFGKNLKIKVAWAQPLMEPAEEELLKVKSVYAEYLPSSWDEEKVKEYFRRFGEIESVVLAKDLPSSRRKDFAFINYTSRDAALLCIEAIGRERLEHDGSKVEMTASLAKPVSKSKQMEHVSSLTSKRLPKKNLKSLQSTAKPYEPRNKGKLAIRSYGQAKVDNSSCTTNELLQILRQQAASSHILPPRNIDTTPPHHHLPLPASKRPFSLLEHDPLYLEPRGLPRQCTGSSYPISGPSMASRPYHHEQALGFTSESFGWRNMYPSHFQIQEQEAPYYGNNSMYRRH encoded by the exons ATGCCTCCAAAATCTGCTTACGCCGCGGGCCCGCCGTGCCGGACCTCTCGGGAAATCGCCCGTAGTTCTATGCCCAATTCACGTAACTCCAACTCCGTTAATTCTGCCGCCCCCGCCCCCACTACCACCGTGACCAGGGCCTTTGTCATTCCACCGCCATCCACTGTCACTCACGCTTCTCCGGAACCCTCTCAGAAATATCTACGCGTAAATTCTATGGATACCGGAAACACCGCTGCAACATCCTGTCATGCAACGAGCCATTTTTCTCAGACTCAATCCCGATGTTCGCAAAAAGCCCTAGTTAGAAATTCGTGCACGGTGAAGTCTGATATAGGTAGAATCACTACTGATGACAATGTGGAAACAGAAACATCTCTTCATACCAAAAACACGATGCTCGAACGTTTCGGGCCTGAAAAAACCGTTCATGTAGAAGGTGAAACAGTTGTGAGGAGCGGAGATGTGGCAAGAAATGAGTCGATTTTATCTTCTGAACAGGTAGAAAGGCCCAATGAGAATGATGACAGTTCGATGCAGCCTGTAACTAGGCCTGAGACTGAGGGTGTTGCGAGTGGAGTGGCAGTGCCAGCAACGCGGAAGCGGAAGATAGTGAAAAAGATAGTGAGGGTGGTGAAGAAGGTGATAAAGAAGAGAGTGCCCAAGAGGGTTCCGATTAGTAGTTCGGAAAATCAAGGATTGATGGAGGAAGCCCCGAATGTGGTGAAATTGAATCAGGTAACAGAAAGTTCGAATCTTGTGCATAATGTTATTGAAAAATCTAATCTTGTGGATGTAGTAACAGAGAGAAGCTGTCTTGTTAATGAGGTAATGAGGCAATCAAACATCACAAATGCTAATCTTGTGGATAGGGTAACAAAGAAAACTATTACTGCTAACGAAGTAATGGAAAAATCAAACATTGATGATAGAGTAATGGAAACATCGAAAGTTGATCAAGCTGCAAGTCTTTTAGAACCAATTGCTTGCATGAAAGGCAATGATGTAAGGGATATTGATTCTGTGGATGCGGAAGCTTCAAAGCTAAACAGAGGCGCACATGTCCCAGCAGCAATGATCGACGAGAAAGGTGATCTACGATGCATCATGAAGATGGAAACATCAAAAGTTAATATTGTCACACGTGTGCCACAACAAATGGTTTCTGAGAAAGGTAAGTGTCTGAGCGCCGATTATTGTGTGGAGAATGATGAGGTGAAGAGTTACGATGCTATGACTGGAGTAGACGTAAATGACCTAAATGTGTGTAATCGTAACTCTATGGAAGTTGAGAATGTTAGTTATGCACCCAAAATTAATACAGAAACAGAAAGAAGTAAGCATATCTCGGATTATGTGATGGAGAGTGCATCAAATGATTCTACTGTGGTAAATCAGAATATGGATATAGTCAATAAAGAGGATGTGGGGCCAGTCGCAAGCCAAAATGTGGGACCGGTGAGAAATAAAAGCATTGTTTGTGTTGGGGAGAAAAATGGAAGtacaattgaaaaacaaagaagcaGAAATATGGAAGTGGCAAATGATGCTGTTGCACTGAATGAAGCGCTATTACTAAGTGGGGAAATGGAGGCATTGGAGCGGAAGAAGAGGCGAAGAACAGAGATCTTTGTCAGTGAATTGGGTGAGGATACAAACGAGAATGATATTAGGAAAGTATTTGAAGAGGCTGGAACAGTCACTGAAGTGAGGTTGATGATGAATAGTAAGACAGGGAAGAATAAAGGTTTTGCATTTGTGCGGTTTGCTACAGCTGCAGATGCTAACAAAGCATTGGCGAAATACTCCAAAGTTAAG ATATGTGGGAAGCAGTGTGGTGCAGCACCAGTTCAGGGCAACGATGCAATATTTATTGGCAACATAGACAGAATATGGAAGACTGAAGAT GTTCGGAGCTTGTTAGAGAAAGCTGGTTTTGAGAAAATAGATATGGTTATTCTCAAGGCTGATCCTAATAACATTGAGAAAAATCGTGGTTTTGCCTTTGTTGAGTTTGAAACAAGTAAAGATGCTCAAATTGCTTTTAATAAactccaaaagaaaaatctttttgGGAAGAACCTGAAGATAAAGGTTGCATGGGCGCAACCCTTGATGGAGCCCGCTGAAGAAGAATTACTAAAG GTGAAATCAGTTTATGCTGAATATCTACCCTCCTCATGGGATGAAGAGAAAGTAAAAGAATACTTCAGAAGATTTGGTGAAATTGAAAGTGTTGTTCTTGCCAAAGATCTCCCTTCATCCAGGAGAAAAGATTTTGCATTTATTAACTATACATCCCGAGATGCTGCTCTCCTGTGCATTGAGGCTATTGGTAGAGAGAGACTGGAGCATGATGGCTCCAAG GTTGAAATGACTGCCTCTCTTGCAAAACCAGTTTCAAAGAGCAAGCAAATGGAACATGTCTCAAGTCTCACTAGCAAGCGACTCCCAAAGAAGAATCTAAAATCATTACAAT CCACCGCAAAACCGTATGAACCTAGAAACAAGGGAAAGCTTGCCATTAGGAGTTATGGTCAAGCAAAAGTTGACAACAGCTCTTGTACTACTAATGAACTTCTACAAATCTTAAGGCAACAAGCAGCAAGCAGTCATATCCTTCCTCCTCGCAACATAG ACACCACTCCTCCACACCATCATCTTCCCCTACCTGCGAGCAAGCGACCATTTTCACTTCTG GAACATGATCCACTCTATTTGGAACCCAGAGGGTTACCTCGACAATGCACTGGAAGTTCTTATCCAATTTCAGGCCCGAG TATGGCATCTCGTCCCTACCATCATGAACAAGCGCTTGGCTTCACATCAG AATCATTCGGTTGGAGAAACATGTATCCCAGCCATTTCCAG ATACAGGAACAAGAAGCTCCTTACTATGGAAACAATAGCATGTATCGTAGAC ATTGA
- the LOC105173939 gene encoding annexin A3 isoform X2, which translates to MAPNANAVSLSRTESFESVCREIHDSLGEEKRLVQVLVGLSQAECRKVRETYMELYGEDLVQKFDPGLQFLLCLMLDPFERDAVFARESLHGNNSVNYKALVEIFTCRKSSHVLLILQAYHAKYRSQLDLDIASIEPPHPYQKMLMALSASHKAHHADVSQHIAKCDARRLFQTGEGRPGAIDEAVVLEIFSKRSIGQLKLTFFSYKHIYGHSYTSFLKNEDSGEFEDAVRVVVKCICSPPRYYAEALYGCLKGTTNDKAALVRVMVSRTEVDMDEIRCNFKKKYGVELKNVICETTPEGNHRDFLVALATKTSTC; encoded by the exons ATGGCTCCAAATGCAAACGCAGTTTCACTTTCACGAACTGAGAGCTTTGAGAGTGTTTGCAGAGAAATTCATGATTCTTTGGGGGAGGAGAAAAGGCTTGTTCAAGTTCTGGTTGGTTTGAGCCAGGCTGAGTGCCGAAAAGTTAGAGAAACATACATGGAACTTTATGGGGAGGACTTAGTTCAAAAGTTTGATCCAGGGCTCCAATTCTTGCTCTGTTTGATGCTTGATCCATTTGAGCGTGATGCAGTTTTTGCAAGAGAGTCTCTTCATGGAAACAATAGTGTCAATTACAAGGCCTTAGTCGAAATATTTACGTGCCGAAAATCGAGCCATGTTCTTCTCATACTACAAGCCTATCATGCAAAATATAGGAGCCAGTTAGACCTTGACATTGCCAGCATTGAGCCTCCCCATCCTTACCAAAAG ATGTTGATGGCATTGTCTGCATCACACAAGGCACACCACGCTGATGTTAGTCAACACATTGCAAAATGTGATGCAAGAAGGCTGTTCCAAACAGGGGAGGGGAGGCCGGGAGCTATTGATGAGGCTGTTGTTCTTGAGATCTTTAGTAAAAGGAGCATTGGACAGCTCAAGCTAACATTTTTCAGCTACAAGCATATTTATGGGCACAGCTACACCAGT TTTCTGAAAAATGAGGACTCGGGAGAATTTGAAGATGCAGTGAGAGTTGTTGTGAAATGCATATGCAGCCCACCAAGATATTATGCTGAG GCGCTGTATGGATGCTTGAAGGGGACGACGAACGACAAGGCTGCCTTGGTGCGTGTTATGGTGAGCCGGACAGAGGTTGACATGGATGAGATCCGCTGCAACTTCAAAAAGAAATACGGCGTGGAATTGAAGAATGTCATATGTGAGACTACTCCGGAAGGGAACCACAGAGACTTTCTTGTTGCATTGGCTACCAAGACCTCAACTTGCTAG